The following coding sequences lie in one Synechococcus sp. PCC 7336 genomic window:
- a CDS encoding GAF domain-containing protein, translating to MQNSNPIPTSLPQAGDNLEDQPTKAPTDPGGQGRTGNGSAANRSGVYRSQTASATAVSSHSITTSGQNVSNGYPANNAATVQRESLDLARTADKTRGELLAHSGPHSAQEVTVEVESLSNVRKILAFGDRLRRTNTLEELLDTAVGELFRVLKANRVSIFQFVDGERGKILAEAMTPGYTPTLGTILPAIAFGGDFSTYLQSPLVEIDTENSQFSPYQQQLVEQFQVKSSLSLPIVFDDRLWGLLVVQQCDRVRQWQDAEVILTSQVATELMLGLQPVEFQATLDEQREREKLIAKLLANLQQSSDIDSIFQTVTLELRQLLNCDRVGIYKFYPDWSGELVAESVGSGWPSIVKLQDSDDKLKQDLMSSDRCLIKNLDAPRQVGSDTYLKDTKGGLYMQGKPYSRVDDIREAGFSACYLESLEKFQCRAYINVPVFLGDKLWGLLAAYQNDGPREWGDDAVNLVVKVAQCTAIAIQKVETIDELAEKVSQEELVGRLLANLQQTTDAKTIFSAVTQDTRKLLNADRVGIYKFYPDWSGELVAESVGPGWPSIVDLQQTDSKLKQDLMRSDRCLIKDLNAPQKVGTDTYLKDTKGGLYMQGKPYSRVDDIREAGFSACYLESLEKFQCRAYINVPIFHGEKLWGLLAVYQNDGPRDWGDDAVNLVLKIAKFVAISLQKSETFNQLTANAEREKLVSRAVSKIQIARDEKSIFQAVTQDMRQLLKVDRVGVYMFYPDWSGELVAESVGPGWPSIVDLQERDDALKKDLMSSDRCLIKDLNAPRKANADTYLKDTKGGLYMQGKRFSRVDDIYEAGFSPCYLESLEKFQCRAYINVPIFQGDKLWGLLAVYQNSGPRTWQDDEVNVVLQISNFLAIGLEKLENIAQLERKTQQEQLIAKVAERLRQTADLPQVLQASARDIRQLLNVDRVGLFQFSPESNYTSGEFVVEDVSEPRYSAMAAKIQDHCFVNQVENYRKGRTWIVPDVNELGDLEDCLVQVLSKLQIKASMLMPLVKGDVLWGLFAIHKCDGPRQWDDSEVDFARRIAGQLNIALQQADYLETVQTQSEQLAESAKREKVAKEEFQQQAVQLLTAVRPALQGDLTVRAPITETEVGTIASAYNSTLQSLRAIVVQVQAASSGVAETSQASGTAIAKVATQAEKQLEAIGEAIAQLQGMVVATDAMTANAGQVNEAVEQANQTVRAGDSSMDRTVESISAIRETVAETSKRIKRLSESSQKISKVVSLIENFTTQTHLLSLNAAIEATRAGEYGRGFAVVADEVRSLARQSATATTEIAALVEEIQAGTVEVSNAMDSGIHQVVEGTNLVNDARRNLNEIVRATEHIRQLGQGIAAATQSQTTQSQLVTLTMNEVAEIASQTSADTTELSASFEQVLATAQDLQSRANQFKVD from the coding sequence ATGCAAAACAGCAATCCCATTCCTACCTCGCTCCCCCAAGCTGGAGACAATCTCGAAGACCAGCCGACAAAAGCCCCCACTGACCCAGGCGGGCAGGGGCGCACGGGGAATGGCAGCGCTGCGAACCGATCTGGGGTTTATCGCTCGCAAACGGCCAGTGCGACAGCGGTATCCTCGCACAGCATAACGACGAGCGGCCAGAATGTGTCGAACGGATACCCCGCGAACAATGCCGCTACCGTGCAGCGAGAATCCTTGGATCTTGCAAGGACCGCCGATAAAACACGAGGGGAACTGCTCGCTCATTCGGGGCCTCATTCGGCGCAGGAAGTGACGGTAGAAGTTGAAAGTCTCTCGAACGTCCGCAAGATTTTAGCCTTTGGCGATCGCCTGCGACGCACCAACACGCTTGAGGAACTACTCGATACAGCTGTGGGGGAACTGTTTAGAGTCCTCAAGGCCAATCGCGTCTCGATCTTCCAGTTTGTCGATGGCGAGCGCGGCAAGATCTTGGCAGAGGCCATGACCCCCGGCTATACCCCCACCCTCGGCACTATCCTGCCCGCGATCGCCTTTGGCGGAGATTTTTCCACTTATCTCCAGTCCCCTCTAGTGGAGATCGACACCGAGAACAGCCAATTTAGCCCCTATCAACAGCAGTTAGTGGAGCAATTCCAAGTCAAGTCCAGCCTGAGCTTACCGATTGTCTTTGACGATCGACTCTGGGGGCTTTTGGTGGTGCAGCAATGCGATCGCGTGCGGCAGTGGCAGGACGCAGAAGTGATTCTCACCTCCCAAGTGGCGACAGAATTGATGCTGGGGCTGCAGCCGGTAGAGTTTCAGGCCACCCTGGACGAACAGCGCGAGCGCGAGAAACTGATCGCCAAGCTGTTGGCCAACCTGCAGCAGTCATCCGATATTGACAGTATTTTCCAGACCGTGACGCTAGAGTTGCGGCAATTGCTCAATTGCGATCGTGTCGGTATCTACAAGTTTTACCCCGACTGGAGTGGCGAACTGGTGGCCGAATCGGTGGGTTCCGGCTGGCCCTCGATTGTGAAGCTACAAGATTCTGACGACAAGCTGAAGCAGGATTTGATGAGCAGCGATCGCTGTTTGATTAAAAATCTCGACGCCCCCCGTCAGGTCGGCAGCGATACTTACCTGAAAGATACAAAAGGCGGCCTGTATATGCAGGGCAAGCCCTATAGCCGAGTTGACGATATTCGCGAAGCAGGCTTTTCGGCTTGCTACCTGGAAAGTTTAGAAAAATTCCAATGTCGGGCCTATATCAACGTCCCAGTTTTTCTCGGGGACAAACTGTGGGGACTCTTGGCGGCCTATCAGAATGACGGCCCTCGGGAATGGGGGGACGATGCCGTCAATTTAGTGGTGAAGGTCGCACAGTGTACGGCGATCGCCATTCAAAAAGTGGAGACGATTGACGAACTCGCGGAGAAAGTCTCTCAAGAGGAGCTGGTGGGCCGCTTGCTGGCCAACCTGCAGCAAACCACTGACGCAAAAACTATCTTCAGCGCCGTTACACAAGATACGCGCAAGCTGCTCAACGCCGATCGCGTCGGCATCTACAAGTTCTATCCCGATTGGAGCGGCGAGTTAGTGGCGGAATCCGTCGGTCCTGGCTGGCCTTCGATTGTGGACTTGCAGCAAACCGATAGCAAACTCAAACAGGACTTGATGAGGAGCGATCGCTGTCTGATTAAGGATCTCAATGCTCCCCAAAAAGTCGGTACCGATACCTACCTGAAAGATACGAAGGGCGGCCTCTACATGCAGGGCAAGCCCTACAGCCGCGTTGACGATATTCGCGAAGCAGGCTTTTCAGCTTGCTATCTGGAAAGTTTAGAAAAATTCCAATGTCGAGCCTATATCAACGTGCCGATTTTTCACGGCGAAAAACTGTGGGGACTCTTGGCTGTCTATCAAAATGACGGTCCGCGAGATTGGGGGGACGATGCCGTCAATCTCGTACTCAAGATTGCTAAGTTTGTGGCGATCTCTCTACAAAAATCCGAGACCTTCAACCAGTTAACTGCGAATGCAGAGCGAGAAAAGTTAGTCAGCCGCGCGGTCTCAAAAATCCAGATCGCCCGCGATGAGAAGTCGATCTTCCAGGCAGTCACCCAAGATATGCGCCAGCTACTCAAGGTGGACCGAGTCGGCGTTTACATGTTCTACCCCGATTGGAGTGGGGAATTGGTGGCGGAATCTGTCGGTCCCGGCTGGCCATCGATTGTGGATCTGCAAGAGCGAGACGACGCCCTCAAAAAAGACTTAATGAGTAGCGATCGCTGTCTCATCAAAGACCTCAATGCCCCCCGTAAAGCCAATGCCGACACCTACTTGAAAGACACGAAGGGCGGGCTGTATATGCAGGGCAAGCGCTTCAGTCGCGTTGACGATATTTACGAGGCAGGATTTTCCCCTTGCTACCTCGAAAGTTTAGAGAAGTTCCAATGTCGGGCGTATATTAACGTCCCCATTTTTCAGGGCGATAAGCTTTGGGGTCTCTTGGCGGTTTACCAAAACTCGGGACCGAGGACTTGGCAGGACGACGAGGTGAATGTTGTTCTCCAAATCAGCAATTTCTTGGCAATTGGCTTAGAAAAATTGGAGAATATTGCACAGTTAGAGCGCAAGACCCAACAGGAACAACTCATTGCCAAAGTTGCAGAGCGCTTGCGCCAGACCGCCGATTTGCCACAGGTATTGCAAGCTTCGGCACGGGATATCCGCCAATTGCTAAACGTCGATCGCGTTGGCCTGTTCCAATTCTCGCCGGAGTCAAATTACACCTCCGGCGAGTTTGTGGTCGAAGATGTCTCCGAGCCCAGATACTCGGCCATGGCAGCCAAGATTCAAGACCATTGCTTTGTCAATCAAGTAGAAAACTATCGCAAAGGGCGCACTTGGATTGTTCCCGATGTTAACGAACTGGGAGACCTTGAAGATTGCTTGGTTCAAGTGCTCTCCAAGCTGCAGATTAAAGCCAGTATGTTGATGCCCCTCGTCAAAGGGGATGTCTTGTGGGGTCTATTTGCCATCCACAAGTGCGATGGCCCCCGCCAGTGGGATGACTCGGAGGTGGACTTTGCCCGCCGTATTGCCGGTCAGCTTAACATTGCCCTGCAGCAAGCCGACTATTTAGAAACGGTTCAAACTCAGTCCGAGCAACTGGCTGAATCTGCCAAACGGGAGAAAGTCGCGAAAGAAGAATTTCAGCAGCAAGCGGTGCAATTGCTCACCGCAGTGCGTCCTGCCCTACAGGGAGATCTGACGGTGCGCGCGCCGATTACCGAAACGGAGGTCGGAACGATTGCTTCTGCCTATAACTCTACGCTGCAAAGCCTGCGGGCCATTGTGGTGCAGGTACAAGCAGCCTCCAGTGGTGTAGCCGAAACCTCTCAAGCCAGCGGTACGGCGATCGCCAAAGTGGCCACCCAAGCGGAGAAACAGCTTGAAGCGATCGGCGAAGCGATCGCTCAACTGCAGGGGATGGTAGTAGCCACTGATGCAATGACAGCAAACGCCGGTCAGGTCAACGAGGCGGTCGAGCAAGCCAATCAAACCGTTCGCGCTGGAGACTCCTCTATGGACCGCACGGTAGAGAGCATCTCTGCCATTCGCGAAACAGTGGCGGAAACCAGCAAGCGCATTAAGCGCTTGAGCGAATCTTCTCAGAAAATCTCGAAGGTGGTCAGTCTGATTGAGAACTTCACCACCCAAACCCACCTGCTCTCACTCAATGCCGCTATTGAGGCTACCCGGGCGGGCGAGTATGGGCGGGGCTTTGCAGTGGTAGCGGACGAAGTCCGTTCGCTAGCTCGCCAATCGGCCACAGCAACCACAGAGATTGCAGCTCTCGTGGAAGAAATCCAGGCAGGCACCGTAGAGGTGTCCAATGCAATGGACAGCGGCATTCACCAGGTGGTGGAGGGAACTAATTTAGTGAACGACGCCCGCCGCAACTTGAACGAGATCGTTCGGGCTACCGAGCACATTCGTCAACTGGGGCAAGGGATTGCAGCCGCTACCCAAAGCCAAACCACCCAATCGCAGCTCGTGACTCTCACCATGAACGAAGTGGCGGAGATTGCCAGCCAGACATCGGCAGATACCACCGAGCTCTCTGCTTCCTTCGAGCAGGTGCTCGCCACCGCCCAAGACCTACAATCTCGGGCTAACCAGTTCAAGGTGGATTGA
- a CDS encoding chemotaxis protein CheW produces the protein MSEQQLQAGVTGLEGFALEPPAPDLRQAFLRLQLGEEWALLPLAQATEILHIHPVDILPVPAMPTWVLGVYNWRGEMLWMLDLNALTGMTSVCELESAQQSVKAIVVQVGQQKLGIAVQAVQDIELYDEDRLQEAGPGVFPEQLLPYLGGYFIDAGPVIDTRTLDYLPLS, from the coding sequence ATGAGCGAGCAGCAATTACAGGCTGGAGTAACGGGACTTGAGGGCTTTGCACTCGAACCCCCCGCTCCAGACCTGCGACAAGCCTTTCTTCGCCTTCAGTTAGGGGAGGAGTGGGCTCTCTTGCCACTAGCTCAAGCGACTGAGATTCTCCATATCCATCCAGTCGATATTTTGCCTGTACCCGCCATGCCCACCTGGGTATTGGGGGTCTACAACTGGCGAGGGGAAATGTTGTGGATGCTCGATCTGAATGCCTTAACGGGCATGACTTCAGTCTGCGAGCTCGAGAGCGCGCAGCAGAGCGTGAAGGCGATTGTCGTCCAGGTGGGTCAGCAGAAACTGGGCATCGCGGTACAGGCCGTACAGGATATCGAACTGTATGACGAAGACCGGTTGCAAGAGGCAGGACCGGGGGTTTTTCCCGAGCAACTTTTGCCTTATTTAGGCGGATATTTTATCGATGCCGGACCTGTTATCGATACTCGCACACTCGATTACTTGCCGCTCAGTTAG
- a CDS encoding response regulator transcription factor — MATAAPQLRATLLPEGQKFEAWRSQLLPCSLGKLAIVGPACIAGFVQWPTQHIICIAQKRSIPLRTVLLVEDSLTEAEVLTQYLKQAYFGVVKVSSSEEAQSAMRSQRPDLVVLDVILPGQSGFELCRDLKSDPATKDIPVVMCSTKGTDADKLWGSMVGADAYVPKPVDGQEFLSTVRQLLPA, encoded by the coding sequence GTGGCAACGGCAGCCCCTCAATTGAGAGCAACTCTGCTGCCCGAAGGGCAAAAGTTTGAGGCTTGGCGATCGCAACTTCTTCCTTGCAGCCTGGGTAAGCTAGCGATTGTGGGTCCAGCTTGCATCGCCGGATTTGTCCAATGGCCTACCCAACACATCATCTGTATCGCGCAAAAACGGAGTATTCCCTTGAGGACTGTATTGCTTGTAGAAGACAGCCTGACTGAAGCTGAAGTGCTGACGCAGTACTTGAAACAGGCTTATTTTGGGGTCGTTAAGGTTTCCAGTAGTGAAGAAGCTCAATCGGCCATGCGATCGCAGCGCCCGGACCTCGTCGTGTTAGATGTGATTTTGCCGGGACAAAGTGGCTTCGAGCTTTGCCGCGATCTCAAATCTGACCCTGCCACCAAAGATATTCCGGTAGTGATGTGTTCCACCAAGGGGACTGATGCCGATAAACTTTGGGGCTCGATGGTAGGGGCCGATGCCTATGTCCCCAAGCCAGTCGACGGTCAAGAATTTCTCAGCACGGTGCGGCAACTCCTACCTGCCTAG
- a CDS encoding SulP family inorganic anion transporter, translating to MQLTNQIHFRNLRGDIFGGVTAAIIALPLALAFGVASGAGAVSGLWGAILVGFFAALFGGTPTLISEPTGPMTVVMTAVIANLTAANPDNGLAMAFTVVMMAGVFQIIFGSLRLGKYVTMMPYTVISGFMSGIGIILVILQLAPFLGQDSPGGGVIGTLQAIPALLVNIQPAETALAAISLAIIWFMPSKFKRIVPPQLVALIAGTVLSLILFPGLDIRRIGEIPTGFPAIQIPTFSPDQLQLMFVDAAVLGMLGCIDALLTSMVADSLTRTEHASNKELIGQGLGNLMSGLFGGIAGAGATMGTVVNIQTGGRTALSGLTRAIVLVIVVLGAANLTATIPLAVLAGIALKVGIDIIDWDFLKRAHQISRKGSLIMYGVILLTVLVDLIAAVGIGVFIANILTIERMSDLQSESVKAISDADDTIQLNSEEARWLDEANGRVLLFQLSGPMIFGVAKAISREHNAIGECDAIVFDLSDVPHLGVTASLALENAMEEAVEKDRQVFIVGAAGQTKRRLEDLKIFSLVPPQNLYMNRSEALRRAVDTVFSESNVQALDLGAPTIT from the coding sequence GTGCAACTGACCAATCAAATTCATTTTCGAAATTTACGCGGTGACATCTTCGGGGGTGTTACCGCAGCCATTATCGCGTTGCCTCTGGCTTTGGCCTTTGGGGTTGCCTCTGGGGCCGGTGCAGTGTCTGGCTTGTGGGGCGCTATTTTAGTTGGCTTCTTTGCAGCTTTATTTGGCGGGACGCCAACTCTGATCTCGGAACCCACTGGCCCGATGACAGTGGTCATGACGGCTGTGATCGCGAACTTAACGGCTGCCAATCCCGACAATGGTCTGGCCATGGCCTTTACCGTCGTGATGATGGCCGGGGTTTTCCAAATTATTTTTGGCAGTCTGCGGCTCGGTAAATACGTCACGATGATGCCCTACACAGTCATTTCGGGCTTTATGTCCGGCATCGGCATCATTCTTGTCATTCTGCAGCTCGCTCCATTCCTGGGACAGGACAGTCCCGGGGGAGGAGTCATCGGAACTCTCCAAGCAATACCGGCGCTGCTCGTTAATATTCAGCCAGCAGAAACGGCGTTAGCCGCGATCTCGCTCGCCATCATCTGGTTCATGCCCTCGAAGTTCAAGCGGATTGTGCCTCCCCAGTTGGTTGCTCTGATTGCCGGTACTGTTTTGTCCCTAATTTTGTTCCCGGGACTCGATATTCGTCGGATTGGTGAAATTCCGACGGGCTTCCCGGCTATTCAGATACCGACCTTTAGCCCCGATCAGCTCCAGCTCATGTTTGTAGATGCGGCTGTGTTAGGCATGTTGGGTTGTATTGATGCCCTGTTAACCTCGATGGTTGCAGATAGTTTGACCCGTACGGAACACGCTTCTAATAAAGAGTTGATCGGGCAAGGGCTGGGCAACTTAATGTCTGGTTTATTTGGGGGAATTGCCGGTGCTGGAGCCACGATGGGAACGGTTGTCAATATTCAAACGGGTGGCAGGACAGCACTATCGGGTTTGACGCGTGCCATTGTATTGGTGATTGTGGTTTTAGGTGCGGCGAACTTAACGGCTACCATTCCTCTCGCAGTATTGGCAGGAATTGCGCTCAAGGTCGGGATTGACATTATTGATTGGGATTTCTTGAAGCGGGCCCATCAGATTTCGCGTAAGGGCTCCCTAATTATGTACGGCGTTATTCTGCTGACCGTTTTGGTTGACCTGATCGCAGCAGTGGGGATTGGGGTCTTTATTGCCAACATTCTGACGATCGAGCGCATGAGCGATCTGCAGTCGGAGTCTGTTAAGGCGATTAGCGATGCTGACGATACCATTCAGCTCAATTCCGAGGAGGCGCGCTGGCTTGACGAAGCCAATGGTCGCGTGCTCCTATTCCAATTGAGTGGCCCCATGATCTTCGGTGTTGCCAAAGCGATCTCCCGCGAACATAATGCGATCGGGGAGTGCGATGCGATCGTTTTTGACCTCAGCGATGTCCCACATCTGGGGGTGACGGCATCGTTAGCTCTAGAGAATGCAATGGAGGAGGCTGTTGAGAAAGACCGCCAAGTCTTTATTGTGGGAGCTGCGGGACAAACCAAGCGTCGTCTCGAAGACCTGAAGATCTTCAGTTTGGTCCCGCCTCAAAATCTCTACATGAATCGTTCGGAGGCATTGAGGCGTGCGGTCGACACAGTCTTCTCCGAATCTAATGTGCAAGCCCTAGATTTGGGGGCACCGACCATAACCTAG
- a CDS encoding NADH-quinone oxidoreductase subunit K has protein sequence MNVQPEISVLEACIFATILCGFFGIILKKNLMMKIVSMDVMSTGAISYYILVASRGGVFAPIAADAEPVAYADPVPQAVILTAIVIGFSIQALMLVGVMKLARDNPTLEIDEIEKNNTP, from the coding sequence ATGAACGTGCAGCCAGAAATATCCGTACTAGAAGCATGCATTTTTGCAACAATATTGTGTGGATTTTTCGGCATCATCCTGAAAAAGAACCTCATGATGAAGATCGTCTCAATGGATGTGATGAGCACTGGGGCGATCTCCTATTACATTTTGGTTGCCTCGCGAGGGGGGGTATTTGCGCCCATTGCTGCGGATGCCGAACCCGTTGCTTACGCAGATCCGGTGCCCCAAGCGGTCATTTTGACAGCGATCGTGATTGGCTTTTCGATCCAAGCCTTAATGCTGGTGGGAGTCATGAAGCTAGCCCGAGATAACCCGACTCTGGAGATCGACGAGATCGAGAAGAATAATACCCCATGA
- a CDS encoding cation:proton antiporter produces MSMLAFTGGTTAAIAWIALPFFVGFSIYLLPKLDRHLALWVALISLGYGLQQVFAPVPLSLQLLDRFGVTLVVDPLSGYFILTNALVTAAVILYCWQSDKTAFFYMQAIILHGSVNAVFICADFVSLYVALEVIGIAAFLLIAYPRTDRSIWVALRYLFVSNTAMLFYLIGAVLVYQANHSFAFAGLQGAPTEAIALIFLGLLTKGGIFVSGLWLPLTHSESETPVSALLSGVVVKTGVFPLVRCSLIVAELDPIVRIFGVGTALLGVGYAVFAKDTKRMLAFHTISQLGFVLAAPEVGGFYALTHGLVKAALFLVAGNLPSRKLEALKQKPIPTPIWIALAIASFSISGFPLLSGFGAKVLTMKNLAPWQVIGMNIAALGTAISFAKFIFLPHGGKGNVKPGFWPAMTVLLGGLVIANGIYYEAYTVANIVKPLVTIAIGWLAYLLIFQKLKVEIPRIVEKFEHLIGVMTLMLTLLFWMALA; encoded by the coding sequence ATGAGTATGCTGGCGTTCACCGGAGGTACGACTGCGGCGATCGCCTGGATTGCCCTGCCATTTTTTGTGGGGTTCAGCATTTATCTCCTCCCCAAACTCGATCGCCACCTCGCACTCTGGGTGGCACTGATTTCGCTTGGCTATGGTCTACAGCAAGTCTTCGCCCCCGTCCCCCTGAGCTTGCAGTTATTGGATCGTTTTGGCGTCACATTAGTCGTCGATCCATTAAGTGGCTACTTCATTCTGACCAATGCACTCGTGACCGCAGCGGTCATTCTCTACTGCTGGCAAAGCGATAAAACGGCTTTTTTCTACATGCAGGCCATCATTTTGCATGGCAGTGTCAACGCGGTGTTTATCTGTGCAGATTTTGTCAGTTTGTATGTGGCCCTAGAGGTCATCGGTATTGCTGCGTTCCTCTTAATTGCCTATCCCCGGACTGACCGCTCGATTTGGGTTGCCTTGCGCTACCTCTTTGTCAGCAATACAGCCATGCTGTTTTACCTGATTGGGGCAGTACTCGTTTATCAGGCCAACCATTCGTTTGCATTTGCTGGGTTACAGGGGGCTCCCACCGAGGCGATCGCCCTCATCTTCCTCGGACTCCTGACCAAAGGGGGAATCTTTGTCTCGGGTTTGTGGCTGCCCTTAACCCACTCCGAATCCGAGACCCCCGTATCGGCCCTACTGTCGGGAGTTGTGGTCAAAACAGGGGTCTTTCCGCTAGTCCGTTGCTCCCTCATTGTGGCTGAGCTCGACCCAATCGTCCGTATCTTTGGGGTTGGCACGGCCCTCTTGGGAGTCGGCTATGCGGTCTTTGCCAAAGATACAAAGCGCATGCTCGCGTTTCACACGATTTCTCAACTCGGCTTTGTCCTTGCAGCACCGGAAGTCGGTGGTTTTTATGCGCTGACACACGGTCTGGTCAAAGCGGCTCTCTTCCTGGTTGCAGGGAACCTACCGAGCCGAAAGCTCGAAGCGCTCAAACAGAAGCCGATTCCCACTCCAATCTGGATTGCCCTGGCGATCGCCAGCTTTTCAATCTCGGGTTTTCCCCTGTTATCTGGTTTTGGCGCGAAGGTACTGACCATGAAGAATCTAGCGCCCTGGCAAGTGATTGGTATGAATATTGCGGCTCTGGGAACTGCAATCTCGTTTGCTAAATTTATTTTCCTGCCTCATGGGGGCAAAGGGAATGTTAAGCCTGGTTTCTGGCCAGCAATGACTGTGTTACTCGGCGGGTTGGTTATCGCAAATGGCATCTATTATGAAGCCTATACCGTAGCAAATATTGTCAAGCCACTGGTCACAATTGCTATTGGCTGGCTCGCGTATCTTCTGATTTTTCAGAAATTGAAGGTTGAGATTCCTCGAATTGTGGAGAAATTTGAGCATTTAATTGGAGTCATGACTCTGATGTTAACCCTGCTTTTTTGGATGGCTTTGGCATGA
- a CDS encoding Na+/H+ antiporter subunit E produces the protein MIGYLDFSLRLAIWFLLTADASVANILIGVSVALLLPRPYTAPGALKDWLRIFWEILIAIPRAYFEALEIMFRPHTREEIVLERVKPQRTPGLIFLDIFLITFTPKTIVLKYREDGWYEVHRVQRRPKT, from the coding sequence ATGATTGGATATCTAGATTTTTCATTGCGGTTGGCTATCTGGTTTCTACTCACTGCCGATGCGAGTGTAGCCAATATTCTCATCGGTGTTAGCGTTGCGCTTCTATTGCCGAGACCCTACACAGCTCCAGGGGCCTTGAAAGATTGGTTGCGAATATTCTGGGAAATCCTCATCGCTATTCCCAGAGCATACTTTGAAGCCTTGGAAATAATGTTTCGCCCCCACACTCGGGAAGAGATCGTGCTGGAGCGAGTCAAACCCCAGCGGACCCCCGGACTCATCTTTCTAGATATTTTCCTCATCACTTTTACCCCTAAAACAATCGTCTTAAAATATCGCGAAGATGGCTGGTATGAAGTACATCGGGTACAGCGGAGGCCAAAGACATGA
- a CDS encoding monovalent cation/H(+) antiporter subunit G: MIDTISYICIGIGIIFWFWGTFPLIGDRSVLFKLHSLSVADTLGSMSILLGLLLQIPREWPLLILALISLAIWNTVLGYVLAYCSSSGGEDD, encoded by the coding sequence ATGATTGATACTATCAGCTATATCTGTATCGGAATTGGAATTATCTTCTGGTTCTGGGGAACATTTCCCCTGATTGGCGATCGCTCGGTCTTATTCAAGCTGCACAGTCTTTCAGTCGCCGATACCCTCGGTTCGATGAGTATTCTTCTCGGGCTGCTCCTCCAAATACCCCGAGAATGGCCGCTGCTGATTCTGGCGCTGATTTCCCTCGCGATCTGGAATACGGTGCTGGGGTATGTGTTGGCCTACTGTTCTAGCAGTGGAGGTGAGGATGACTGA
- a CDS encoding DUF4040 domain-containing protein gives MTEDFYVIAIVALLPLTACMVVLQVNPYHALVIRGILGAVAALVYALFGAADVALTEALVGTMLSITLYAVAVRSSLSMRVGLLARESSAKSAPLANAAASELAHPSEQLLSALRKTSNKYHMRLELVTYTNLQALQTALMAKEIHTIYVLSDYDLSEQSVAWEPSQSPPADGQPRHHIQTRVQRLYDIMQEELPATLASLTYIDSGSFSQSNASQSGDGIPDLMGDRA, from the coding sequence ATGACTGAGGATTTCTACGTTATCGCGATCGTTGCTCTGCTTCCCTTAACAGCCTGTATGGTGGTTTTGCAGGTCAATCCCTATCACGCCCTGGTCATTCGCGGCATTTTGGGTGCCGTTGCCGCACTGGTCTACGCACTCTTTGGGGCAGCGGATGTCGCCTTGACCGAAGCCTTGGTCGGCACCATGCTATCCATTACCCTCTACGCAGTGGCGGTGCGCTCTTCACTGAGTATGCGCGTTGGCTTGCTCGCTCGCGAGTCGAGTGCGAAAAGCGCACCTCTGGCGAATGCAGCAGCGTCAGAGCTCGCGCATCCTTCCGAGCAATTGCTCTCGGCTTTACGCAAAACATCGAACAAATACCACATGCGTCTCGAACTGGTGACCTATACCAATCTTCAAGCCTTACAAACCGCTTTGATGGCAAAAGAGATTCATACAATCTATGTCTTGTCAGACTATGACTTGTCAGAGCAGTCAGTTGCCTGGGAGCCATCTCAATCGCCCCCCGCAGACGGACAGCCGCGTCACCACATCCAAACCCGGGTCCAACGTCTCTACGACATCATGCAGGAGGAACTCCCAGCAACCTTGGCCAGCCTGACCTATATCGACTCAGGCAGCTTCAGCCAGTCCAATGCCAGTCAGTCAGGGGACGGGATACCCGATCTCATGGGGGATCGAGCATGA